In Pseudomonas fluorescens, the following are encoded in one genomic region:
- a CDS encoding TonB-dependent receptor codes for MQSLTLSRAPLALAIERQKKYRTVVPGALLTLLLLGTSQVEAAPVNVNVPAQSLASALRQLGQQTNLQILYSQDMVNGIKSTAVSGNMEPEQALKTLLLGSGINFQLNGNTVSLLPAAGDSSALQLGATSITGVALGPTTEGTHSYTSDEVTIGKGNIKVKDIPQSVSVVTRQRMDDQNLNSLQDAMRQVTGVTIKTYNSGSSLNDVYMRGFLVDQVQVDGVSQPTGQGDMATSFDLAMYDRIEVLRGPSGLYQGAGEPGGTINVVRKRALSKFALGGELAAGSYDRYRSSVDVTGPLNDQGTVRGRFITAYENNQSFVDYAQNERPMVYGRLEFDLDPATTLSVGGAYQKNNSTPAFGLPAYADGSLLDVPRSTFVDAKWNTLNEKVWESFAELDHELDNGGQFKTTLTYRDAETPERNFTWADGAVDPATGDSWAVAYDYYTHIKTIGVDSFVTTPFEFADRRHEFTVGAEYQHLDKDFTYGGGEYFPINVWDPGSIDIPRNDYAHVNGNWSKSDQYGVYTRAKFNVTDWLDVIGGSRVTWYESDAKNANAFFNNFGEAHTSINRKVVPYGAIIGKITPELSTYFSYTGVFKPQSEIGTDGQPVGPREGKQYEIGLKREFYDGRLNASVAAFRIYDENRAEYDNTSGAYMTEGKARSQGWETELSGNLTDNWSIVTGYAYTSTKFLDGDQANKGKTFSTITPKHNYNLWTKYEFTDGALKDFSVAGGVRVVSDTYYQRDVKFQQGGYAVTSAQVGYKFNEHLSSTLTANNLFDRKYYDRVDASWGTNFYGDPRTLTLSLRAQY; via the coding sequence ATGCAAAGCCTTACTCTGTCCCGCGCACCCTTGGCGTTAGCCATCGAACGGCAAAAGAAATACCGAACGGTCGTGCCGGGCGCGCTGCTGACCCTGTTGCTGCTGGGTACGTCCCAGGTCGAGGCAGCCCCGGTGAACGTCAATGTACCGGCTCAGTCGCTGGCCAGCGCATTGCGCCAACTGGGCCAGCAGACCAACCTGCAGATTCTCTACAGCCAGGACATGGTCAACGGCATCAAGTCCACGGCGGTGTCCGGCAACATGGAACCGGAACAGGCACTGAAAACCTTGCTGCTGGGGAGCGGCATCAATTTTCAGTTGAATGGCAACACCGTGTCGCTGTTGCCAGCGGCCGGTGACTCCAGTGCATTGCAACTGGGTGCGACGTCCATCACCGGCGTGGCGCTGGGGCCGACCACCGAAGGCACGCACTCCTACACCAGCGATGAAGTGACCATCGGCAAAGGCAACATCAAGGTCAAGGACATCCCGCAGTCGGTGTCCGTCGTCACGCGCCAGCGCATGGACGACCAGAACCTGAACAGCCTGCAGGACGCCATGCGTCAGGTCACCGGCGTGACCATCAAGACCTACAACTCCGGCTCCAGCCTCAATGACGTCTACATGCGTGGCTTCCTCGTCGACCAGGTGCAGGTCGACGGCGTCTCGCAGCCTACCGGCCAGGGCGACATGGCCACCAGTTTCGACCTGGCGATGTATGACCGCATCGAAGTACTGCGCGGTCCGTCGGGCCTGTACCAGGGCGCTGGCGAACCCGGCGGTACGATCAACGTGGTGCGCAAGCGCGCCCTGAGCAAGTTCGCCCTCGGTGGCGAACTGGCCGCAGGCTCCTACGATCGCTACCGTTCTTCGGTGGACGTCACCGGCCCGTTGAACGACCAGGGCACTGTGCGCGGTCGTTTCATCACCGCCTACGAGAACAACCAGTCCTTTGTCGACTACGCGCAGAACGAACGCCCGATGGTCTACGGTCGCCTGGAGTTCGACCTCGACCCGGCCACCACCCTGTCGGTCGGCGGCGCTTACCAGAAGAACAACTCCACCCCGGCCTTCGGCCTGCCGGCCTACGCCGACGGCTCATTGCTCGACGTACCGCGCTCGACCTTCGTCGATGCCAAGTGGAACACCCTCAACGAAAAAGTCTGGGAATCCTTCGCCGAACTCGACCACGAACTGGACAACGGCGGTCAGTTCAAGACCACCCTGACCTACCGCGACGCCGAAACCCCGGAGCGTAACTTCACCTGGGCCGACGGCGCGGTCGACCCGGCCACCGGTGACAGCTGGGCCGTGGCCTACGACTACTACACCCACATCAAGACCATCGGCGTCGACAGCTTCGTCACCACGCCGTTCGAGTTCGCCGATCGTCGGCACGAGTTCACCGTGGGCGCCGAGTACCAGCACCTGGACAAGGACTTCACCTATGGCGGCGGCGAGTACTTCCCGATCAACGTGTGGGATCCGGGCAGCATCGACATTCCCCGCAACGACTATGCGCACGTCAACGGCAACTGGTCCAAGTCCGATCAGTACGGCGTCTACACCCGCGCCAAGTTCAACGTCACCGACTGGCTCGATGTCATCGGCGGCAGCCGCGTGACCTGGTACGAAAGCGACGCGAAGAACGCCAACGCCTTCTTCAACAACTTCGGCGAGGCCCACACCAGCATCAACCGCAAGGTCGTGCCGTACGGCGCCATCATCGGCAAGATCACCCCTGAACTGTCGACCTACTTCAGCTATACCGGCGTGTTCAAACCGCAGAGCGAAATCGGCACGGACGGCCAGCCGGTCGGCCCGCGCGAAGGCAAGCAGTACGAGATCGGCCTCAAGCGCGAATTCTACGACGGACGCCTGAACGCCAGCGTTGCGGCCTTCCGCATCTACGATGAAAACCGCGCCGAGTACGACAACACCTCCGGTGCCTACATGACCGAAGGCAAGGCACGCAGCCAGGGTTGGGAAACCGAGTTGAGCGGCAACCTGACCGACAACTGGAGCATCGTCACCGGTTACGCCTACACCTCCACCAAGTTCCTGGACGGCGATCAGGCCAACAAAGGCAAGACCTTCAGCACCATCACGCCCAAGCACAACTACAACCTGTGGACCAAGTACGAGTTCACCGACGGTGCGCTCAAGGACTTCAGCGTCGCCGGTGGCGTGCGTGTGGTCAGCGACACCTACTACCAGCGTGACGTGAAGTTCCAGCAAGGCGGCTATGCCGTTACCTCGGCGCAGGTCGGCTACAAGTTCAACGAACACCTGTCGTCGACACTCACCGCCAACAACCTGTTCGACCGCAAGTACTACGACCGCGTCGATGCCTCCTGGGGCACCAACTTCTACGGCGACCCGCGCACCCTGACCCTGAGCCTGCGCGCGCAGTACTGA